In the genome of ANME-2 cluster archaeon, one region contains:
- a CDS encoding type II toxin-antitoxin system VapC family toxin, with protein MIVLDTSFLIDLFKGERGTLSIIDSDVATTVITYHEILSGIKHKKAKKEEMFFRRFFSKIKILEFDLNAAEKSSEIMADLLTTGRPVNTLDVLIAGIAITNGAEKIATRDKDFMEISEVSLLETLFY; from the coding sequence ATGATCGTTCTCGATACAAGCTTTCTAATTGATCTTTTCAAGGGCGAGCGCGGGACATTAAGTATAATCGATTCTGATGTAGCAACAACAGTTATAACATACCACGAGATTTTATCTGGAATAAAACATAAAAAGGCTAAGAAAGAGGAAATGTTTTTCAGAAGATTTTTCTCAAAGATCAAGATTCTTGAATTTGATTTAAATGCAGCAGAGAAATCAAGCGAGATAATGGCAGACTTGTTGACCACAGGGAGACCGGTTAATACGCTTGATGTCCTTATAGCAGGCATTGCCATCACAAACGGGGCGGAAAAGATAGCTACGAGGGATAAGGATTTCATGGAAATATCTGAAGTGTCCCTGCTGGAAACTCTATTCTACTGA
- a CDS encoding antitoxin has protein sequence MSAKTISIRPDLYEILNSTKGETESFSNVIERLVKEKKVNLSEFFGVLSDSRVLDELDAESKKMRENSRVRI, from the coding sequence ATGAGTGCTAAAACAATATCAATTAGGCCCGACCTGTACGAAATACTCAATAGTACGAAGGGGGAGACTGAAAGTTTCAGCAACGTGATAGAGCGGTTGGTAAAGGAGAAAAAGGTAAATTTATCAGAGTTTTTTGGAGTTCTAAGCGATAGTAGAGTATTAGATGAATTAGATGCGGAATCTAAGAAGATGAGGGAAAATTCGAGAGTTAGAATATGA